One window of the Candidatus Falkowbacteria bacterium genome contains the following:
- a CDS encoding deoxynucleoside kinase encodes MKNKKFIAISGNIGIGKSTLTKKLAGHFKLKPYIEPVTENPYLEDFYKDMKKWAYHSQMFFLGKRLQDHYDLTVDKHSVIQDRSIYENAEVFARHLYNRKHISKRDWKSYRQIYKVCTKILPAPDLVIYLRASVDRIMQRIEKRGRDFEKTIDRKYIKDLNDLYDNWAGNFKLAQVIIINYDDLDFKNRAIDFDNFLEVLKEYL; translated from the coding sequence ATGAAGAATAAGAAATTCATCGCCATCTCAGGCAACATTGGAATTGGAAAATCAACTCTAACTAAAAAGTTAGCTGGTCATTTTAAGTTGAAGCCATATATAGAACCGGTAACCGAAAATCCGTACCTGGAAGATTTTTACAAAGACATGAAAAAGTGGGCATACCATTCGCAAATGTTTTTCTTGGGCAAGAGATTGCAGGATCATTATGATTTAACTGTGGATAAACATTCAGTAATTCAAGATCGTAGTATTTATGAAAATGCAGAAGTGTTTGCCCGGCATTTATATAATAGAAAACATATTTCCAAACGAGACTGGAAATCGTATCGTCAGATCTATAAAGTTTGCACGAAAATTTTACCCGCACCTGACTTGGTTATTTATCTGCGAGCTTCTGTGGATAGAATAATGCAGAGAATTGAAAAGCGCGGGCGGGATTTTGAGAAAACCATTGACCGTAAATATATTAAAGATTTAAATGATCTGTATGACAACTGGGCTGGCAATTTCAAGTTGGCGCAAGTGATTATTATTAATTATGACGATTTAGATTTTAAAAATAGGGCAATTGATTTTGATAATTTTTTAGAAGTATTAAAAGAATACCTTTAG
- a CDS encoding GxxExxY protein has product MELLHKDKTEIIIGIMFDVYNELGSGYREKYYERAIIKDSESKNIPVSSQINLPVKYKGEKIGNSRLDILFFDLILIELKVGKRFIRKDFDQINEYLKLLKLEVGLLILFSPEGVKFRRVVNIN; this is encoded by the coding sequence ATGGAACTCCTTCATAAAGACAAAACAGAAATTATAATTGGAATAATGTTTGATGTTTATAATGAATTAGGATCTGGATACAGAGAAAAATATTATGAAAGAGCAATAATAAAGGATTCTGAAAGTAAAAATATTCCAGTAAGTTCTCAAATTAATTTGCCAGTTAAATATAAAGGTGAAAAAATTGGTAATAGTCGTTTGGATATATTATTTTTTGATTTAATATTGATTGAGTTGAAAGTGGGTAAAAGATTTATTAGAAAAGACTTTGATCAAATAAATGAATACTTAAAACTATTGAAATTAGAGGTTGGTTTGTTAATCTTGTTTTCACCTGAAGGAGTAAAATTTAGAAGAGTAGTTAATATTAATTAA